The nucleotide sequence attattattattactattattattattattattattattattattattattattattattgttgttgttattattattgttgttgttgttgttgtttttgttgttgttttattgtagttttgttattattattattattattattattattattattattattattattacttttattactaaaattgtggttattatcattatgaccctaattattgctattactgttattgttcttgttattgttcttaccatatttgttattattattatgattattaatatcattattatttttattattattattatcattattattattattattactattttattattattattattattattattattattattgttgttattgttattattattatttattattattattattattattattattattattatcaccatcattatcgtcattatcatttttattatcattacctttaccttACAGTTCCCCCAGCTGCTCCCAAAGTCTTGAGGAATGACAGTACGTTCGCCTCGAACGGCATCGCCGGCCCTTACAACGAGGGATCCAACATCACTATTACGTGTCAAGTGAAAGGAGGTAAAGTGATGAATGAATAGTGTTTATGAATGGGGAGTGAGTACGCATTtgtaagtgtgaatgtatatactgtgtggGTTTATTTTGATGTGACTATGGTGTGGTAGGTGTGGATGTGGTAGGAAGGTGTGGTGAGGTCGAATGttaatagatggagagagagaatgggtgggaATGTTGTGATAGATgggtaatatatttgtttttggatGGTTGCGTGTGGAGAATTATTGTGTGATACTAAGTAATGTAAGGTAGTTGTACTGACGACTCGGTTTGAGTTTTTTCAATGATTTATGTGTTTTAGCAATGAACTAATTATCATAGGATCATAATAAACATTGTTGTATTTATGCATCGTATTTTCTGCTGACAATTGCCATTTATAACTAAGATAACAtatatcttcctttttgtttcatcCAAATCCTCACACACCCATCCATCACCCATCTTCACGCccaccactctcctctccctctccatccctcacccccacGCCGCCACGCCCACAGGAAAGCCACCCCCGCAAGTGAAATGGTGGAGAGAGGGCGAACTCCAGGACGCAGAGTTGGAGAAGAGCATTGGAGGAGAATATCGCAACACTCTCAAGATTGGTCCTTTGACACGTGAGCACCTTGGCGCCCAGTATGTGTGTCAAGTGAGGAACCACGAGCTCGTACCTGCACTCAGTACCAGCGTCACTCTGCTTGTCAACGGTGAGTGCCTGGAATCAGGGAAGGGAATTTGTGGCCAGATGCTGCTAGGcgcgtgcgtttttgtgtgtgtatatatatatatatatatatatatacacacatatatatatatatatatatatatatatatatatatatatatatatttatatatatatatatatatatatatatatatatatatatatatatatatatgcatatatatgcatatatatacatatatatatatatatatatatatatatatatatatatatatatatttatatatgtgtgtatatatatatatatatatatatatatatatatatatatttatatatatatatatatatatatatatatatatatatatatatgtgtgtgtgtgtgtgtgtgtgtgtgtgtgtgtgtgtgtgtgtgtatatatatatatatatatatatatatatatatatatatatatatatatatatgtgtgtgtgtatgtatgtatatatatatgtatatatatgtgtatatatatgtgtgtgtgtgtgtgtgtgtgtgtgtgtgtgtgtacttgtgtgtgttaacatacaaacacacacaatgcatgCGTAATTcccatatatatttgatatttatacataaagaaTGCCTGCTCACCTGTTCATAGATAcacatttctatctgtctatctccctacctaccaatctatcgacctatctatctgcctatctatctacccctccaGCCATCTCTCCTCATACtcaccacagccccccccccccctccccccgcagttCCGCCCTTGGAAGTGAAGATCCTGGACCCGCCGCCTCACGTGGTGGCCGGGAGAGCCCAGGACGTGCAGTGCCGGAGCCGCGgcggccgcccgcacgcccgcgtcAGCTGGTGGCTCGACGGCCGGGAGCTCATCGCCTCCAGGGTGGGTGCGCCCTGGCCTTGCGCCGTGGAGGAGTTGGGAGGAGTTTGCATGTCTATGGTTTAGGATTGGAGTATTGTTTTGGTAAATAAAcgacattatgtgtgtgtgcttgcatgtttttatatgcatacattatatatatatatatatatatatatatatatatatatatatatatatatatatatatatatgtgtatatatatatatatatatatatatatatatatatatatatataaatgtatatatatgtataggtatatgtatatatatatatatatttatatatatatatatatatatatatatatatatatatatatatatatatatatatatatatatatacttctagtgctctgtcctatgaCAGGTCTTTCAGTTTCTCCTTGGCCCTCTATCCTCCGTTagttcacttaacatgcccacggacctgagggccatttcctgagatgtctgccctaaatgcaagggaaagatcagccagGGTGGTTTCCGGTGCCTTCCCTGACTGGTTTTATTGAGGCACTgtttctagaagggttgccagccaaggctagcGTCCCTCCacccttatttctattcatcCCATAGATGGGGCCCTGGCAGGTGTCCCACTCTGATCGCGCACGCTTTgtaagcaaccccccccccccctctagcacATGACCCATATCCCCACATCCCGCTGAACCCAAATAAACTTCAAACTTCAACTTCGCCTCCAGGCGGTCAACAAAACCGACGGGACCCTGAGCATCCTCACCTTCACGCCCACCAAGGAGGACAGTAACAAGGCGTTGCAGTGCAAGGCAGAGTCTCCCGTCTTGCAACACACGATCATTGAGGACGCGATGAAGCTCGACGTGCATTGTGAGTCCCTCTTTGCTGcgggtttctttgttgttgtcattgttactataaacCGCTGTCTTTCTGAAGATtatctgtattcacacacactgGTAGATGGAAGTTTATGGATTGTTAAAATGATTCATAGATTAacagttagatagacatatatgtgtgtgtgtgtgtgaatatatatatgtatatatatatatatatatatatatatatatatatatatatatatatatatacatatatatatatatatatatatatatatatatacatgtatatatatatatatatatatatatatatatatatatatatatatatatatatatatatttatatatatatacatacatatatatatgtgcatatatataaatatatatatatatatatatatatatatatatatatatatatatatatatatatacacacatacatacatacatacatatatatatgcatatatatatatatatatatatatatatatatatatatacatatatatatatatatatatatatatatatatatacatctatatatatatatatatatatatatatatatatatatatatatatatatatatatatttatatatatacatacatatatatatgtgcatatatatatatatatatatatatatatatatatatatatatatatatacatacatacatacatacatacatatatatatatatgcatatatatatatatatatatatatatatatatatatatatatatatatatatatgtatatatatatatacacacatatatatatatatatatatatatatatatacatacatacatatacatatacatatatgcatatatatgtatatatatgtatatctatatatattcacatatatacatatacatatgcatatatgcatatatatatatatatatatatatatatatatatatatatatatatatatatatattcatatatatatatatacatatacatatttacacatatgtgtgtatatgtatatatgtatatatatatgtatatatatatatatatatatatatatatatatatatatatatatatatatatgtgtgtgtgtgtgtgtgtgtgtgtgtgtgtgtgtgcgcgtttgtattTGTGGACACTTATTTTCACCCCGTTTcacatgtttgtgtttatgtgtttatgttacAACTTCTCTATCTgttgtttacttattttctcaCACTGATTCGCTCTATTCGGGTTTCACTGATTCATCTGAATGACTAACCGGCCACGATTAAGCACTTTCAGTTATCAGTCGCGaattttatctctattatcactGTATCGCTAATTCTAATTTAGGTTAGTGCACATCTTTAAGTGAACAATGTGTTGTGTtgtagatctatctatctgtctgtctgtctgtctgtatcccctactctctctctctctctctctctctctctctctctctctctctctctctctctctctctctctctctctctctctctctctctctctctctctccctccctcccccccccctctctctctctctctctctctctctctctctctctctctctctctctctctctctctctctctctctctctctctctctctctttctctctctcactctcactctccctccctccttccctcttcctctcgctcttcctctccatctccctttcccctctcctctcactcttccccccctttttttgcctctctctctctgtctttctttatgcaAGACCAAATGTCTAAATATGGACATGCAATGAGATAACGTGATAGTTTAGACTTACCATTAAAAGACAAGCATTGAGCAGGAAAGTTCCATTTTATGCTGATCTAGAATTACCCCATTATTCAAGAGAGAATTATCGATCCCGACCTTTTCCTTTGAACGCTCACCTGACCTTGAGTTTTAAAAGGCCAAGGTTGGTTGCGGTCAATTCTATGACGTACTACACATGGccgcatacacacgtatatacagacacacaggtacAGTGGCGGAAGCACGAGTatggccacacgcacacacgcgatcgcgcgcgcgcaaacacacacacacacacacacttacacacacacacacacacacacacacacacacacacacacacacacacacacacacacacacacacacacacacgtttaattGCAATCTGTAGTTTTATCTCTcagccccagagagagagagagagagagagagagagagagagagagagagagagagagagagagagagagagagagagagagagagagagagagaaagagagagagagagagagagagggagagagagaaagagagagagagagagagagagggagagagagagaa is from Penaeus chinensis breed Huanghai No. 1 chromosome 36, ASM1920278v2, whole genome shotgun sequence and encodes:
- the LOC125044621 gene encoding kin of IRRE-like protein 2 is translated as MVIVEKLHLSRYDARSRTPREWSDSNFFGDRATYEASENPPYLSVTDVKVTDEGMYECRVDFRRLPSRRHTTRLNVVVPPAAPKVLRNDSTFASNGIAGPYNEGSNITITCQVKGGKPPPQVKWWREGELQDAELEKSIGGEYRNTLKIGPLTREHLGAQYVCQVRNHELVPALSTSVTLLVNVPPLEVKILDPPPHVVAGRAQDVQCRSRGGRPHARVSWWLDGRELIASRAVNKTDGTLSILTFTPTKEDSNKALQCKAESPVLQHTIIEDAMKLDVHCESLFAAGFFVVVIVTINRYRCPVALSRVPAQVIRALCTCGA